Part of the Pseudarthrobacter sp. NBSH8 genome is shown below.
CAAGCGCCTGCACGGGAGCGTGCCTGACCGCGTGGCCGCCGCTCCTCACCACCGCGGCCACGCCCGCCGCCGAAGGCGTCACCGGCACGCTTGGGACCATCGCGACGCCGGACGGGGCCAAGCAGGTGACCCTGAACGGGCTGCCGCTGTATTACTTCGCACAGGACAAGAATCCCGGCGACATCCTGGGGCAGGGCGTCAACGGCGTCTGGAATCTGGCCACGCCGGCCGGGGAAATGATCCGGTCCGCGGCGTCAGGCTACTGACGGCAGGCACGCTCAGTCACGGCGACGGGATGGGACGGGACGGGGACGCTTAGGGTTGGATTCCGTGTAGCGGGACTGGAGGCGCGGACGGCAGGGGCAGGGCCGGGGGCTGCCCCTCGCTGTTCAGTGGCCCACCCGGCACGACGGTCTCAGGCAGCGAAAGATCTGGCAGGGGCACCGCCGGCGCTAAACCCGAGGGGGCGGGCGCAGGCTGCGTGGACTGGCTGGAACCGGATCCCGGGGCGGCCGGAACCGGCACAGTGGCAGCCGGCCCGGTGGGTCCTACGGCAGGGACGCCGGGCTGGACCGGGCCCGGGGTCTCCGCCGGCGCGGGGGCAGGACTGCCGCCAACGGTGGACACAAAAGATGTGACTGCGTGGTTGACCTGGCCAATGGAATCCCTGATCCCTTGGTCGGAGGCAACGGCAACGGCGCCGCCGGCCGCCAACGAGACGGCCACGGACAGCGTGGTGAGGGTGATCCTGCGACGGGCACGACGGCGGGCGGCGAGCTCGTCGGTTGCCTCGGCGGGCTCGTCCGTTGCCACGGCGGGGGTCTGCGTCACTGCGGGGCTCCGTGTCACGGCGGGCATCATGAGCGCGGCGACTGCAGCGGAGGGCGCCGGCTGCTCGGCTGCGAGCGCACGGAGTTCCAGCAGAGCAGGGCGGAGGCCGCCGTCGTCGTCAAGCCCTGCCTCCAGCAGCAGCCGGTCAACAGAGGCGTCGTGGCGGGAACCGTTGCGTGTGCCTGCGGTATCACTCATGATCTGCCTGGTTTCTTCTAAGAGTCTGGTCCTTGAGATTTTGCAGCGCCCTGCGTTGGAGCTGCTTGATGGCACCCTGGGACTTGCCCATGATGCCGGCCACCTGTTCGATCGATAAGTCCGCCACCACCCGCAGTGCCAGGACCTCGCGGTGGTCATCGGCGAGGCCTTCAAGCAGGGCAGCCGCGCCGCCGCTGCGGCCTAAAGCGTGGTCCTCCGCGGACTCCGTGCTGCGCCCGTCCTGCAGGGGGTCGTACGGGGTGAAGTCCGGCCGGCGCTCGACCCGCCGGTAGTAATCCACCATCCGGGCGTGCGCGATGGAAAAAACCAACGACTTGGCACCCTGCAGCCCGCCGGTCAGCTCGCCAATCTTCGGGAAAAACGCCAAGAATACGTCCTGGGTGACAGCCTCGGAATCGTCCACGCCGCGGGCCTTGAGGTAGCCCTGGACCGCTCCGGCAAAGGTTCGATAGACAGCACCGAAGAGCACAGCCGGATCAGCACCGGCAGTGTCTGCAAATGTATCTATGTCTACTTCGGCCAAAGTGTCTAGCACCAGTGGCTCCTCCATCCCGGGCAGCGGACTCGCTCATCCCGGTATTCGGCGCGGTGTGCGCCGCTGCTATCGGTCGGCTGCTGTCGGCCAGCAATCTTGCTGCAATGTGGGCTGCGGGAATCCGGTCCGTGCGGAGTCAGTTCCCGCAGTCCACACTAGCTGAGCAGGTCCTAGCGGTT
Proteins encoded:
- a CDS encoding RNA polymerase sigma factor, with translation MEEPLVLDTLAEVDIDTFADTAGADPAVLFGAVYRTFAGAVQGYLKARGVDDSEAVTQDVFLAFFPKIGELTGGLQGAKSLVFSIAHARMVDYYRRVERRPDFTPYDPLQDGRSTESAEDHALGRSGGAAALLEGLADDHREVLALRVVADLSIEQVAGIMGKSQGAIKQLQRRALQNLKDQTLRRNQADHE